The following proteins come from a genomic window of Rattus norvegicus strain BN/NHsdMcwi chromosome 8, GRCr8, whole genome shotgun sequence:
- the Gask1a gene encoding Golgi-associated kinase 1A isoform X1, with product MASWLWRRLRGKKRSVMALCLLMILSAVAITHFPPGHPASTPGLSPMEPRGEIGVSHPRIQRTLNSSRRQPVRNLGLWTGQALPRNPMLVCAKKQSHRRQVDRSRQPLSVRRGVTVTGDPTLSAQHRELLTDEEVRDAGGAALDQPSHDGLVQETQSKTATMAIPLTGSSQASIPAWRDAAAVSFRPQPADGRAPLPGAKNNILTGAATSVSGAPWWPGSAEDLQKSPWCGTETPGLASTAAWEQVPPWFTEHDMQTLWLLAHGEVVGKARVPAHGQVLQVGLSAGDAHQDISPLRLSQLCSQGLCGLIKRPRDLHEVLSFHMDRVLGLQRSLPAVARSFHSPLLPYRYTDGSVRPIIWWAPDVQHLRDPNEDQNSLALGWLQYQALLARGCSWPGQIPCLGIHHTEWARLALFDFLLQPAQPCLLTETQCFHLSPQQQSLTPGSQQD from the exons ATG GCGTCTTGGCTCTGGAGAAGGCTTCGTGGCAAGAAACGGTCAGTGATGGCCCTCTGCCTCTTGATGATACTGTCTGCAGTGGCTATCACTCATTTTCCTCCAGGACATCCAGCTTCTACCCCAGGACTTAGTCCCATGGAACCTCGGGGGGAAATTGGCGTGTCTCACCCCAGGATTCAGCGGACTTTGAACTCAAGCCGCAGGCAGCCAGTGAGGAACCTGGGCCTCTGGACAGGACAGGCTTTGCCCAGAAATCCCATGTTGGTCTGTGCCAAGAAGCAAAGCCATAGAAGGCAAGTGGACAGAAGCAGACAGCCACTGAGTGTCAGGAGAGGTGTCACTGTGACAGGAGATCCGACACTCAGTGCCCAGCATCGTGAGCTCCTAACAGACGAGGAGGTCAGAGATGCGGGAGGAGCAGCTCTGGACCAGCCTAGCCATGATGGTTTAGTCCAAGAGACACAGAGCAAGACAGCCACCATGGCTATCCCACTCACAGGGAGCAGCCAGGCATCGATCCCGGCATGGAGAGATGCTGCTGCCGTGAGCTTTAGGCCACAGCCAGCAGACGGCAGAGCTCCTCTGCCAGGAGCCAAGAACAACATCTTGACTGGGGCTGCCACCTCAGTGTCAGGGGCTCCATGGTGGCCTGGCTCTGCTGAGGACCTGCAGAAGTCCCCATGGTGTGGTACTGAGACCCCTGGGCTGGCCAGCACTGCAGCATGGGAGCAGGTCCCACCATGGTTCACAGAGCATGACATGCAGACTCTCTGGCTACTGGCCCACGGGGAGGTGGTGGGCAAAGCCAGGGTACCTGCCCATGGGCAGGTACTGCAGGTTGGACTATCTGCTGGGGATGCCCACCAGGACATCTCTCCTCTCAGGCTCAGCCAGCTCTGCTCCCAGGGTCTCTGTGGCCTGATTAAGAGGCCCAGGGACCTGCATGAAGTCCTGTCCTTCCACATGGACCGTGTGCTGGGTCTCCAGCGGAGCCTGCCCGCCGTAGCCCGGAGCTTCCACAGTCCCCTTCTGCCCTACCGCTACACAGATGGCAGTGTGAGGCCAATCATCTGGTGGGCGCCAGATGTGCAGCACCTAAGAGACCCAAATGAGGACCAGAACTCTCTGGCCTTGGGCTGGCTGCAGTACCAGGCCTTGCTGGCCCGAGGCTGCAGCTGGCCAGGCCAGATCCCATGCCTAGGCATCCACCATACTGAGTGGGCACGTTTGGCTCTCTTTGACTTTCTGCTTCAG CCTGCCCAACCCTGCCTCCTCACTGAGACCCAATGCTTTCATCTCAGTCCTCAGCAGCAGAGTCTGACACCAGGATCCCAGCAAGACTGA
- the Pomgnt2 gene encoding protein O-linked-mannose beta-1,4-N-acetylglucosaminyltransferase 2 isoform X1 produces MHLSAVFNALLVSVLAAVLWKHVRLREHAATLEEELALGQQSLDPVPGLRIDYPKALQILMEGGTHMVCTGRTHTDRICRFKWLCYSNEAEEFIFFHGNSSVMLPNLGSRRFQPALLDLSTVEDHNAQYFNFVELPAAALRFMPKPVFVPDVALIANRFNPDNLMHVFHDDLLPLFYTLRQFPGLAQEARLFFMEGWGEGAHFDLYKLLSPKQPLLRSQLKTLGRLLCFSHAFVGLSKVTTWYQYGFVQPQGPKANILVSGNEIRQFTRFMTERLNVSHAGAPLGEEYILVFSRTQNRLILNEAELLLELAQEFQMKTVTVSLEDHTFADVVRLVSNASMLVSMHGAQLVTALFLPRGATVVELFPYAVNPDHYTPYKTLATLPGMDLQYVAWRNMIRENTVTHPERPWDQGGITHLDRAEQARILQSREVPRHLCCRNPEWLFRIYQDTRVDIPSLMQSIRRVVKGRPGPRRQRWAISLYPGKVREARCQASVQGATEARLSVSWQIPWNLKYLKVREVRYEVWLQEQGENTYVPYMLTLQNHTFTENIKPFTTYLVWVRCIFNRSLLGPFADVLVCST; encoded by the coding sequence ATGCACCTCTCTGCAGTATTCAACGCCCTCCTGGTATCAGTGCTGGCTGCGGTCCTGTGGAAGCACGTGCGGTTGCGGGAGCATGCGGCCACGCTAGAGGAGGAGCTGGCCCTTGGACAGCAGTCCCTGGATCCAGTCCCAGGGCTGAGGATCGACTACCCGAAGGCCCTGCAGATCCTCATGGAGggtggcacccacatggtgtgcACGGGCCGCACCCACACGGACCGCATCTGCCGCTTCAAGTGGCTCTGCTACTCCAATGAGGCCGAAGAATTCATCTTTTTCCACGGCAACTCGTCTGTGATGCTGCCCAACCTGGGCTCCCGGCGCTTCCAGCCGGCCCTGCTGGACCTGTCCACTGTGGAGGACCATAATGCCCAGTACTTCAACTTCGTGGAGCTGCCTGCCGCAGCCCTGCGCTTCATGCCAAAGCCAGTGTTCGTGCCTGATGTGGCCCTCATCGCCAACCGCTTCAACCCCGATAACCTCATGCACGTCTTCCATGATGACCTGCTCCCCCTCTTCTACACACTGAGGCAGTTCCCCGGCCTGGCCCAAGAGGCCCGGCTCTTCTTTATGGAGGGGTGGGGCGAGGGCGCCCACTTTGACCTCTATAAACTCCTCAGCCCCAAGCAGCCGCTGCTCCGTTCGCAGCTCAAGACCCTGGGCCGGCTGCTCTGCTTTTCCCATGCTTTCGTGGGCCTGTCCAAGGTCACCACCTGGTACCAGTACGGCTTTGTCCAGCCCCAGGGCCCAAAGGCCAACATCCTGGTCTCTGGCAATGAGATCCGGCAGTTCACCCGCTTCATGACTGAAAGGCTGAACGTGAGCCACGCGGGGGCGCCCCTCGGGGAGGAATACATTCTGGTCTTCAGCCGCACCCAGAATAGactcatcctgaatgaggcagaGCTGTTGCTGGAGCTAGCACAAGAGTTCCAGATGAAGACCGTGACAGTGTCCCTGGAGGACCACACCTTTGCCGATGTCGTGCGGCTGGTCAGCAACGCCTCCATGTTAGTCAGCATGCATGGGGCCCAGCTGGTGACAGCCCTCTTCCTGCCCCGTGGGGCTACTGTGGTTGAACTCTTCCCGTACGCTGTCAATCCTGACCACTACACCCCCTATAAGACGCTGGCCACACTGCCTGGCATGGACCTGCAGTATGTAGCCTGGAGAAACATGATCCGGGAGAACACAGTCACGCACCCCGAGCGACCCTGGGACCAAGGGGGAATCACCCACTTGGACCGGGCTGAGCAGGCCCGCATCCTACAGAGCCGAGAGGTTCCCCGGCATCTGTGTTGCCGGAACCCAGAGTGGCTATTCCGAATCTACCAGGACACCAGGGTGGACATCCCATCCCTCATGCAATCCATTCGGCGTGTGGTGAAGGGCCGGCCGGGGCCacggaggcagaggtgggcaatCAGCCTGTACCCTGGTAAGGTACGGGAGGCTCGATGTCAGGCGTCGGTGCAGGGCGCCACGGAGGCCCGCCTGTCTGTGTCCTGGCAGATCCCGTGGAACCTCAAGTACCTGAAAGTGAGGGAGGTGAGGTACGAGGTGTGGCTGCAGGAGCAAGGGGAGAACACGTATGTGCCTTACATGCTGACGCTGCAGAACCATACCTTCACGGAGAACATCAAACCTTTTACCACCTACCTGGTGTGGGTCCGCTGCATCTTCAACAGGAGCCTCCTGGGACCTTTTGCAGATGTGCTGGTGTGCAGCACGTAG
- the Gask1a gene encoding Golgi-associated kinase 1A precursor has translation MASWLWRRLRGKKRSVMALCLLMILSAVAITHFPPGHPASTPGLSPMEPRGEIGVSHPRIQRTLNSSRRQPVRNLGLWTGQALPRNPMLVCAKKQSHRRQVDRSRQPLSVRRGVTVTGDPTLSAQHRELLTDEEVRDAGGAALDQPSHDGLVQETQSKTATMAIPLTGSSQASIPAWRDAAAVSFRPQPADGRAPLPGAKNNILTGAATSVSGAPWWPGSAEDLQKSPWCGTETPGLASTAAWEQVPPWFTEHDMQTLWLLAHGEVVGKARVPAHGQVLQVGLSAGDAHQDISPLRLSQLCSQGLCGLIKRPRDLHEVLSFHMDRVLGLQRSLPAVARSFHSPLLPYRYTDGSVRPIIWWAPDVQHLRDPNEDQNSLALGWLQYQALLARGCSWPGQIPCLGIHHTEWARLALFDFLLQVHDRLDRYCCGFEPEPSDPCVEEGLREKCQNPEELRLVHILVRSSDPSRLVYIDNAGNLQHPEDKLNFRLLEGIDGFPESAVKVLASGCLPNLLFKSLQMDQVFWESQGGAGGVKHILDTLESRGQVLLRHIQKHNLTLFRDKDL, from the exons ATG GCGTCTTGGCTCTGGAGAAGGCTTCGTGGCAAGAAACGGTCAGTGATGGCCCTCTGCCTCTTGATGATACTGTCTGCAGTGGCTATCACTCATTTTCCTCCAGGACATCCAGCTTCTACCCCAGGACTTAGTCCCATGGAACCTCGGGGGGAAATTGGCGTGTCTCACCCCAGGATTCAGCGGACTTTGAACTCAAGCCGCAGGCAGCCAGTGAGGAACCTGGGCCTCTGGACAGGACAGGCTTTGCCCAGAAATCCCATGTTGGTCTGTGCCAAGAAGCAAAGCCATAGAAGGCAAGTGGACAGAAGCAGACAGCCACTGAGTGTCAGGAGAGGTGTCACTGTGACAGGAGATCCGACACTCAGTGCCCAGCATCGTGAGCTCCTAACAGACGAGGAGGTCAGAGATGCGGGAGGAGCAGCTCTGGACCAGCCTAGCCATGATGGTTTAGTCCAAGAGACACAGAGCAAGACAGCCACCATGGCTATCCCACTCACAGGGAGCAGCCAGGCATCGATCCCGGCATGGAGAGATGCTGCTGCCGTGAGCTTTAGGCCACAGCCAGCAGACGGCAGAGCTCCTCTGCCAGGAGCCAAGAACAACATCTTGACTGGGGCTGCCACCTCAGTGTCAGGGGCTCCATGGTGGCCTGGCTCTGCTGAGGACCTGCAGAAGTCCCCATGGTGTGGTACTGAGACCCCTGGGCTGGCCAGCACTGCAGCATGGGAGCAGGTCCCACCATGGTTCACAGAGCATGACATGCAGACTCTCTGGCTACTGGCCCACGGGGAGGTGGTGGGCAAAGCCAGGGTACCTGCCCATGGGCAGGTACTGCAGGTTGGACTATCTGCTGGGGATGCCCACCAGGACATCTCTCCTCTCAGGCTCAGCCAGCTCTGCTCCCAGGGTCTCTGTGGCCTGATTAAGAGGCCCAGGGACCTGCATGAAGTCCTGTCCTTCCACATGGACCGTGTGCTGGGTCTCCAGCGGAGCCTGCCCGCCGTAGCCCGGAGCTTCCACAGTCCCCTTCTGCCCTACCGCTACACAGATGGCAGTGTGAGGCCAATCATCTGGTGGGCGCCAGATGTGCAGCACCTAAGAGACCCAAATGAGGACCAGAACTCTCTGGCCTTGGGCTGGCTGCAGTACCAGGCCTTGCTGGCCCGAGGCTGCAGCTGGCCAGGCCAGATCCCATGCCTAGGCATCCACCATACTGAGTGGGCACGTTTGGCTCTCTTTGACTTTCTGCTTCAG GTCCATGACCGCCTGGATCGCTACTGCTGTGGCTTTGAGCCAGAGCCCTCAGACCCCTGCGTGGAGGAGGGGCTCCGAGAGAAATGTCAGAACCCAGAGGAGCTGCGTCTGGTCCACATCCTG GTCCGGAGCAGTGATCCATCTCGCTTGGTGTACATAGACAATGCCGGCAACCTTCAGCATCCAGAGGACAAGCTTAACTTTCGGTTACTGGAAGGCATAGATGG GTTTCCCGAGTCTGCTGTGAAGGTTCTCGCATCAGGGTGTCTTCCAAACCTGCTGTTCAAGTCACTGCAGATGGACCAGGTGTTCTGGGAGAGccagggtggggctggaggtgtAAAGCACATCCTTGACACACTGGAGAGTCGAGGACAGGTCCTGCTGAGACACATCCAGAAGCACAACCTCACACTGTTCAGGGACAAGGACCTGTGA